One genomic segment of Gadus chalcogrammus isolate NIFS_2021 chromosome 3, NIFS_Gcha_1.0, whole genome shotgun sequence includes these proteins:
- the LOC130379838 gene encoding protocadherin-10-like has protein sequence MICLLLLVLSCLLHGAVSQLHYSVPEEQDPGSVVGNIAEDLGLDITKLSARRFQTVPSSRTPYLEVNLENGALLVKEKIDREEICKQTIPCLLHLEVFLESPLELFRVEIEVMDINDNPPSFPETDISVEISESAIPGTRFPVENAFDPDVGTNALNTYAITNNNYFYLDVQTQSDGNKFAELVLEKPLDREQQAVHRYVLTAVDGGVPQRTGTALLVVKVLDSNDNAPTFDQSVYTVSLRENSPVGTLVIQLNATDVDEGQNGEIVYSLSSHNAPRIKDLFSIDARTGRIEVSGEVDYEESNTHQIYVQAKDLGANAVPAHCKVLVKLVDVNDNTPEIGFSTVTESVSEQDAPGTVIALFSVSDRDSAENGQVSCELLGDVPYKLKSSFKNYYTIVTDGTLDRESLDAYTITVVAKDTGQPSLATSKSIKVHVSDENDNAPRFTQVVYDVYVTENNVPGAFIHAVSALDPDIGPNALITYSILECEIQGMSVDTYVSINQDTGYLYALRSFDYEQLKEFSFMVQAKDSGVVELLSNATVNVIIVDQNDNTPTVIAPVGKNGTAREHLPRSAEPGYLVTRVVAMDSDDGENARLSYSIQRGNEMGMFRMDWRTGELRTARRVSPKRDPQGYYNLLIEVRDHGQPPLSSSASVSVVLVDSVVEGRGGADRGSASKSKETTLDLTLILIIALGSVSFVFLLAMIVLAVRCQKDKKLNIYTCLMSSGECCLCCSACCSRSARGRKQKKLSKSDIMLVQSTNVTTGVGPVGQVPVEESGVGGVGGGFGSHHHQNQNSYCYQVCLTPESAKTDLMFLKPCSPSRSTDTDHTNPCGALVPSYGDQQPDIISNGSILSSETKHQRAELSYLVDRPRRVTSSAFQEADIVSSKDSGHGDSEQGDSDHDATNRGHPAGADLFSNCTEECKALGHSDRCWMPSFVGSDARQGPDYRSNLHVPGMDATLPDTEVPSRPAAAATAHHADHADQLLIAATNSTSSMAAASHPTNTAVVAPLSGALSNDRSFSTFGKDATQRSQSHHSLNRHLQPSAPPQQGPPPPGQPFGASTLERKEYDRGTLLYKPTFLCEYQYESSLGPHQFSVAQHQY, from the exons ATGATTTGTTTGCTGCTGCTCGTCCTGTCCTGCCTCCTGCACGGAGCCGTTTCCCAGCTCCACTACTCGGTTCCAGAGGAGCAGGACCCGGGTTCGGTCGTTGGGAATATCGCAGAGGATTTAGGACTGGACATCACGAAACTTTCCGCCCGGCGCTTCCAGACGGTGCCAAGTTCCCGGACGCCGTACCTGGAGGTAAACCTGGAGAACGGCGCGCTGCTGGTGAAGGAGAAGATCGACCGGGAGGAGATCTGCAAGCAGACCATTCCGTGCCTATTGCACCTGGAGGTGTTTTTGGAGAGCCCACTGGAGCTCTTTCGGGTGGAGATCGAGGTGATGGATATCAACGACAACCCTCCCAGTTTTCCTGAGACGGACATCAGTGTGGAGATATCGGAGAGCGCCATTCCCGGGACCCGTTTTCCGGTGGAGAACGCGTTTGACCCGGACGTAGGCACCAACGCGCTGAACACCTACGCGATCACGAACAATAACTACTTTTACCTGGACGTCCAGACGCAGAGCGACGGGAACAAGTTCGCGGAGCTGGTGCTGGAAAAGCCGCTCGACCGGGAGCAGCAGGCGGTGCACCGGTACGTGCTGACGGCGGTGGACGGCGGGGTGCCGCAGCGCACGGGCACCGCGCTGCTGGTGGTTAAAGTTTTGGATTCCAACGATAACGCGCCCACGTTTGACCAGTCTGTGTACACGGTGAGCTTGCGGGAGAACTCTCCTGTGGGCACCCTGGTCATCCAGCTCAACGCCACGGACGTCGACGAGGGACAGAACGGGGAGATCGTGTACTCTTTGAGCAGTCACAACGCCCCGCGGATAAAGGACTTGTTCAGCATTGACGCGAGAACCGGGAGGATCGAGGTGTCCGGGGAGGTTGACTACGAGGAGAGCAATACGCATCAGATATACGTCCAGGCGAAGGACCTGGGGGCCAACGCGGTGCCCGCGCACTGCAAAGTCCTGGTCAAGCTGGTTGACGTGAACGACAACACACCGGAGATCGGCTTCAGCACCGTGACAGAGTCGGTGAGCGAGCAGGACGCGCCGGGCACCGTGATCGCCCTCTTCAGCGTCTCCGACCGGGACTCGGCGGAGAACGGCCAGGTGAGCTGCGAGCTCCTGGGAGACGTGCCGTACAAGTTGAAGTCCTCGTTCAAGAACTACTACACCATCGTGACGGACGGCACGCTGGACCGGGAGAGCCTCGACGCGTACACCATCACCGTGGTGGCCAAGGACACGGGGCAACCCTCGTTGGCCACCAGCAAGTCCATCAAAGTGCACGTCTCGGACGAGAACGACAACGCGCCGCGCTTCACCCAGGTGGTGTACGACGTGTACGTGACGGAGAACAACGTGCCGGGCGCCTTCATCCACGCCGTGAGCGCCCTGGACCCGGACATAGGGCCCAACGCGCTCATCACCTACTCCATATTGGAGTGCGAAATCCAGGGCATGTCCGTGGACACGTACGTGTCCATCAACCAGGACACGGGCTATCTTTACGCACTGCGCTCCTTCGACTACGAGCAGCTGAAGGAGTTCAGCTTCATGGTGCAGGCCAAGGACTCTGGCGTGGTCGAGCTACTGTCCAACGCCACGGTCAATGTGATAATCGTGGACCAGAACGACAACACGCCCACCGTGATCGCCCCCGTGGGGAAGAACGGCACTGCGCGGGAGCACCTGCCGCGCTCGGCGGAGCCCGGGTACCTGGTGACGCGCGTTGTGGCCATGGACTCGGACGACGGCGAGAACGCGCGGCTCTCGTACAGCATCCAGCGGGGCAATGAGATGGGGATGTTCCGCATGGACTGGAGGACCGGGGAGCTGAGGACTGCCCGGCGGGTGTCCCCAAAACGGGACCCGCAGGGCTACTACAATCTGCTGATCGAGGTGAGGGACCACGGCCAGCCCCCGCTGTCCTCCTCAGCCAGCGTGAGCGTCGTCCTGGTGGACAGCGTGGTGGAAGGCCGCGGCGGGGCAGACCGGGGCTCGGCCTCCAAGTCCAAGGAGACCACGCTGGACCTCACCCTGATCCTCATCATCGCGCTTGGCTCCGTGTCTTTCGTGTTCCTCCTGGCCATGATCGTTTTGGCGGTGCGCTGCCAGAAAGACAAGAAGCTCAACATCTACACGTGCCTGATGTCGAGTGGAGAGTGCTGCCTGTGCTGCAGTGCCTGCTGTAGTCGCTCCGCGAGAGGACGCAAGCAGAAGAAGTTGAGCAAGTCGGACATCATGCTGGTGCAGAGCACCAACGTGACCACGGGCGTGGGGCCTGTGGGCCAGGTGCCCGTGGAGGAGTCTGGGGTGGGCGGGGTGGGCGGGGGCTTCgggtcccaccaccaccagaaccagaacTCGTACTGCTACCAGGTGTGCCTGACGCCCGAGTCGGCCAAAACGGACCTGATGTTCCTGAAGCCGTGCAGCCCGTCGCGCAGCACCGACACGGACCACACCAACCCCTGCGGTGCCTTGGTACCGAGTTACGGTGACCAGCAGCCCGACATCATCTCTAACGGCAGCATACTCTCTAGCGAG ACTAAACACCAACGAGCAGAGCTCAGTTACCTGGTGGATCGGCCCAGGCGCGTgaccag CTCGGCCTTCCAGGAGGCCGACATAGTCAGCTCCAAAGACAGCGGGCACGGCGACAGCGAGCAGGGCGACAGCGACCACGACGCCACCAACCGGGGTCACCCAGCCG GCGCCGACCTGTTCTCCAACTGCACGGAGGAGTGCAAGGCCCTGGGCCACTCGGACCGCTGCTGGATGCCCTCCTTCGTGGGCTCCGACGCCCGCCAGGGCCCCGACTACCGCAGTAACCTGCACGTGCCCGGCATGGACGCCACGCTCCCCGACACTGAGGTACCGTCGCgacccgccgccgccgccaccgcccatCACGCCGATCACGCCGACCAGCTCCTCATCGCCGCCAccaactccacctcctccatggcCGCCGCGTCCCACCCCACCAACACCGCCGTCGTGGCGCCCTTGTCCGGCGCCTTGTCCAACGATAGGTCGTTCTCCACCTTCGGCAAGGACGCCACACAGAGGTCACAGTCACACCACAGCCTTAACCGCCACCTCCAGCCCTCGGCGCCGCCTCAGCAGGgtccgccgccgccggggcAGCCGTTCGGCGCCAGCACGCTAGAGAGGAAAGAGTATGATAGGGGGACACTGCTGTACAAACCCACCTTCCTCTGTGAGTATCAGTACGAGAGCTCGCTGGGACCCCACCAGTTCAGTGTGGCCCAGCACCAGTACTAA